The following is a genomic window from Bufo gargarizans isolate SCDJY-AF-19 chromosome 10, ASM1485885v1, whole genome shotgun sequence.
attacatgcagtgatctctgcAGCATGGGGAAGAACGATCACTATGCcattgctcatccctactggtttgctggcggcagatcatTATTAGACACCTTGATCTGGCGCctgcaaatgataattttttaacatgtcaaaagatttggatcgCCCGATGATTGagcgtttgctcgttcattgggcaaacgtcggcagtattacactgccagatgatcataatgagtgtttatacaAATGCTCGTTATCAATTATCTGATAAAAAATTGGTCAGTGTAataaaagcttaaaggggttgtctgggttcagagttgaacctggacatacccctaTTTTCACCCCTCTGGCACCCCTGATATGAACGTTTCACTTCCCGATGCTCTCTCTTGCCCTGAGCTGAATTGTGCAAggaaagggcttttttgtttatatttttacactgctaggcagaggcttccgcctagcagtgttcacggtgatgtcaccggtactgatgggcaggctttagtgctgcaCTAGCCGTAAAATGTCGGCGATATTACATGCCGGGGGTAGACATCCTTGggactacaaaaaaaaaacttttcctaTCTCCTCACACCACACACAGCTTTAACTCTCCATCAGGAGAAGCTTCATGTTAATAATTTTCTTGCTGCTCTTTTaaaagatgttctgcagcagctgatagaGGTTCTGTATTACTCTAATAATAAGTACTCTATTGTATTTTCAAGGAAACTGAAGCATGATTAAATGTAAATAAGGAAAATCTCATAACAATTCTAACCATATTATCTATTTCTTCTAGATATCTTTATTGGCCATGATCAGGTAGAGGGATCCGGTGGAGAACCCTCAAAACTGCCATTTATTGGACAGGATGGGGGAGAAGGATCTGGCATGGACTCTTCATCATCCATACCTATTGGCCAGGATGGGGGAGAAGGATCTGGCATGGACTCTTCATCATCACTACCTATTGGACAGGATGGAGGGGAGGGATCTGGCATAGACTTTTCATCATCACTACCTAttggacaagatggaggagagGGATCTGGCATGGACTCTTCATCATCACTACCTATTGGCCAGGATGGAGGGGAGGGATCTGGCATGGACTTGTCATCATCACTACCTAttggacaagatggaggagagGGATCTGGCATGGCTCCATCATCATCACTACCTATTGGCCAGGATGGGGGAGAAGGATCTGGCATGGACTCTTCATCATCACTACCTAttggacaagatggaggagagGGATCTGGCATGGCTCCATCATCACCATCACCTATTGGCCAGGATGAAGGAGAGGGATCTGGAATGTAAAGTGGAAATTAAAATGAAGGATAAAGATATGCCTTGAAGGCGAGCAATGAAGTTCAAAGAACAGCTATATTTCACAAACCCTGGTGATCGGGATCAGCTGTTGTATATAGAAGACATCTACAGTGTTATTgtcacttttttaaaataaaagatAATTTTCTTCAATTTGTTCATAAATTAGAGTATGGGGGTCAAAGGGGACGCTGACACATAGATAATGTGCTTTAGCAGGGAGCACACAAGCATAGTAAAACAGGGAGATGCATCAATACACCCAATGTTAATTAGTGCATTGGACTCTATgacaatagcaatctaatgattgcttgtttatagttccctatgggaactttcattcttgtggaccacctaaagggttcacaaagtttgtaaattcagttttaaataacttgaagggtgtagtttctaaaatggggtcatttatggggggggggggggttctactatgtaagccccagaaagtaacTTCAtagctgaactggtcctttaaaaagtgggtttttgaaattttcttcaaaattttaagaattgcttctaaaattctaagccttctagcgtcctaaaaaaagataaaattacatttacaaaatgatgccaacatgaaaTAGACATCTCAGAAATATACAGtaacaactattttatgaggtatcacaatctgctctaggcttctttcacactcgcgtttcacTGATCCGTCTCAAAAATGGCAAAATGGATGCAAACTGGGGccttttaaacggatccgttcaagCAGATCCGCCTGTAAATCTGATCCGTTCATTGCGTTTGgttccgtttagcggatccgttttgaaagAAAATGTATATCTCAAAGAGTCCATCCACTTTGAAAGTGTATACCTCCACTCAGGTAGTGTAGTTTGGAGCCATGTTTGTTCGACAGCGGGCAGAGTGAGTTTGCCGGATAATGTTTTGTAATTTTTtactaaatcattttttttttaaaacacctttcgtctactttttttattgtcAGCCAACATGAATCTGTGCGTCCATCACTGAGTCCCGTTGCATCACCAGCATTATTGGGCCATCTGTAGCCCTGCCATAGCCTGTCAAACTGCTATAACATAGCTAAAGCCTGGCCATAAACAAAAACACTGTTTGGCGGAATCCGTGTGTTATTGTCATCCCTTGTTCTGCGTGATCCTGCGCAGGACAAGGAAGAGCATCGCAGCTTAAACTGCTGAGTTCTTTGGCTGGGTGCAGGTCCTTCATCGGCTCTGTTCCATAACAGCATCATTTCCCTTTCCTGTCCTTTGTGATAATGATGATACTTTATGTGACAGCTTCATCAGTGCTAAAGAGCGAAAATTAAATTTTCCGCTCTCTAGTAACTGAATTGTTGATGAGGCTGATTCACATgtaccgtgactcccacaagggttcATGTGGATTTACAATTGATTGACTGATAAACAAGCATTTTcctgttcatgtgccaatcagcCGGAATATGATCAATAAGGAGCTATAAGAAAGCCCGTTATTCATCGTTCACTAACAAAGATTATGCCAACTTTGGCACTATAGGCATTGGGAAATTAAAACTCCTAGAAACCAATTTTAGATTCTACCAGCGTTATAATAAACGCAATGTTGTTTGTTGCTGGGAGTTCTAAtttcccaacagctggagtgcccatAGGTGGTGATAGCCTGaaccaagaaataaaaaaagcacacacggtaaagtacaagaaaaatatttattttacaaaaaaataacagaaaatgtgTAAATAattgtataaataaataataaataaataaattataatttttgatAATGTCGAGGGGAGGAGGAGCGTTGCGGGGTGGACATTCTTGGACCGGCAGTGGTAGCTCCCCTATCTTCTGTGGAGCGATAAAAAGGACGGGCCTCAGGAAAAGATGCAGGTGGTATTTGAGGGGTGTGGAGAGTGGATGGGTCAGAATTGAAATGTTCCCGAGCCTGTGTTGAGGAGGTAGTTTGAAAAGAAGTTGGAGCGgcatactgaggaggagaaggCGTTGAAGAAAAGGAAGGAAGATTTAACACATGCTCGGAGGGATGGGAAAGGGATGGATGGCGGGAATCGGATGGTTGGAAAAAGTGGCATGGGGGGTAGGTGGTGGATTTGGATAGGTGTGGGCCGGGGGGCGGTTCAAAATTTCCCACAACCCGTTCTCCACTAAACTCATGCACCTGCTCGGGCGTCATTTGGTCCATCAGGGGGTTTATGGATTGCAGGTAATGTTGGTGAGAGGTGAGTTGACGCGTCGCCTCCGCCCCCCCAGGCGATGTGCCAAGTCATCCAACACTCGCTTCATATCTtctgcaaaaccttctagagcatcAGAAACGATCTCTACAAGGTTACCATAATCCTCCCGACGGGCCCTACTGGATCTCCTGCTATTTAACATATCCCTCACATTTTGTCTCCAATGCGAGAGGGTATGTTGAAAAGCGGGACCCGGTATGGGACCAGGATTGTCCTGAACATGTGCATGAGAGGGCTTTCAAATTTGGACGGAAACtgaagagcctctgttgagcagagCGATCAGGTAGGGGACCCCGATTGTCCTGAGCCAGTGCATGAGAGACAGGAGGGCTGGGGGTGGCGGCCGGTTCCGGATCCACTTCAAGAGCTGGTTCAGGcgcccgagtgctgctggcagtactgtggagaaaaagaaaaaaaaaggccatgAATTATTGCGTCCAGGTTATGATGTGCCTACCTCTTGTAGGGGGCTGCATAAAACAGAGGGGCCaaacgctcctctgtctcaggCAGCCCCTTGCTGCCATAGGTAGAGAACAATTGTCCCTGCGACTGTAGGGGGCTGCATGAAACAGAGGGGCCaaacgctcctctgtctcaggCAGGCCCATGCTGTCATAGGGAGATGAAAGCAAAatcattttatatacagtacagaccaaaagcttggacacaccttctcattcaaagagttttttcattttcatgactatgaaaattgtagattcacactgaaggcatcaaaactatgaattaacacatgtggaattatatacataacaaaaaagtgtaaaacaacggaaaatatgtgatattctaggttcttcaaagtagccaccttttgctttgattactgctttgcacactcttggcattctcttgatgagctttaagaggtagtcacctgaaatggttttcacttcacaggtgtgccctgtcaggtttaataagtgggatttcttgccttataaatggggttgggaccatcagttgcgttgtggagaagtcaggtggatacacagctgatagtcctactgaatagactgttagaatttgtattatggcaagaaaaaagcagctaagtaaagaaaaacgagtggccatcattactttaagaaatgaaggtcagtcagtctgaaaaattggaaaaacgttgaaagtgtcccaaagtgcagtcacaaaaaccatcaagcgctacaaagaaactggcttacatgcggaccgccccaggaaaggaagaccaagagtcacctctgctgcggaggataagttcatccgagtcaccagcctcagaaatcgcttaACAGCGATtaatagcagctcagattagagaccaggtcaatgccacacagagttctagcagcagacacatctgtagaacaactgttaagaggagactgtgtgaatcaggccttcatggtagaatatctgctaggaaaccactcctaaggacaggaaacaagcagaagagcccttgtttgggctaaagaacacaaggaatggacattagaccagtggaaatctgtgctttggtctgatgagtccaaatttgagatctttggttccaaccacgtgtctttgtgcgacgtggaaaaggtgaacggatggactctacatgcctggttcccaccgtgaagcatggaggaggaggtgtgatggtgtgggggtgctttgctggtgacactgttggggatttattcaaaattgaaagcatactgaaccagcatggctaccacagcatcttgcagcggcatgctattccatccggtttgcgtatagttggaccatcatttatttttcaacaggataatgaccgcaaacacacctccaggctgtgtaagggctatttgaccataaaagagagtgatggggtgctgcgccagatgacctggcctccacagtcaccagacctgaacccaatcgagatggtttggggtgagctggaccgcagagtgaaggaaaaagggccaacaagtgctaagcatctctgggaactccttcaagactgttggaagaccatttcagatgactacctcttgaagcccaaCAAGAGGATGCCAAAAGTGTAATCAAAGCAAATTTTACAACATTCACTTTCCATAATAAATAACATGAAAATTTTactcagtacaattacagcaataccagatctaaatagttttttttttagtttaacaTTGTAGTTTTcttgacttgtagttttcattagaATAATTTTGGGGtagatatgacattttgatcacttttgatTCCCTTTTTTGGTGGCGAATAAacaaagaacattttttttttttttacggcgttcactgtgcgggacAAATTCATGCTTATTGTATTGTTAACATTGTTAGGGATGTGGCGATATCAAATATGTGTTAGAGGCATTTTTTTCAATAGAAaaaggtgtgtgtgtttttatcttggaatttttttaaataaaaacttctTATTCTTCTTTTACCATTTACTAATCCCACAAGGGGACATTGACATGCAATCCTCTGATCGTTTGTATAATGCACTGAACTACTTATGTAATACAGTGTATTATGCTGTCAGTGTGAAAGTCAGGCAATCTTTAAGCATAATAGGCATACACTaagacagggatggccaacctgaggctctgcagctgttgcaaaactacaactcccagcatgctcacactgcctacagctatcagcctacagcagggcatggggggagttgtagttttacagcagctggagaacCGCagtttggccatccctgcactaaggggtcatttattaagacaagCATTTTAGAtgtcggtcttaataacccctatatctgacagtggatccaccgaagttatgaataGGCGcaggtctctacataacttctgcaCATCCATCGccaatctaaatgtaagacagattgcttgctgtcttacatttagaccaggcatagaaaatgattaaTGAGATAGGCCTACCGGCCCATCCCCACCCACGCCACACCAACTGTTTTAGACCCAGCGttagtggggaaaagttgcagattgcggcgcaactgaccgttgcactgcaatctgctcCAGAATTACGCCtactataggtgtatttctggataataaatgaccccctaaatgccTACCTGGACACCTTAACTGGATCCCAGGCTGCCACACATCAGCACCCTGCAATCTCAATTATGGCAGTGCTGATGACTaaaagagggagccccctcccttggAAACTATTTGGCTGCCATGGTCTATATTGGCCCCGacatataaggggttaaacagccaggaTCGATGCTTCATAAGACAGCTTATCTCATGCTCTAAACTGCAATGGAGACCCATGCAGCTCTTAAGCTGCCAttaaaaaaagggtatataaagtcaatgggtccacaccacGATACGGGTTGCACATGGCCAATGCccttgttttgtggatccatggtttGAGGTCCATAAATTGGGCATggacagtcatgtgaatgcaccctttagTTGGATCAATGTTATTCATGAGCCTAggagtataatatatattataaagaaTAAATAATTGGGATAATCTAATTGTGTTATTACCAGAGATTCTAGGAGTCATTTGCAGGACACTCAACCGCGTATCTTATGAGATCATAGCTGacattttttcccacttccctatATTACTTTCCACCAAGGCATCCATATTCTTCTTAGACAGCCAAAAATAaagttttgtcttttttttagatGACCTGAAGATAAAATAAAGTTCAGCTTTACGGCCTCTTAGAAGTTGAAGAGACTGGTATCATACACTTATCTACTGTACATAGACCCTGACCGAGGATGAATCTCAGATGTAGAAAAGGGTAATTATTCCTTATCATGGAAGTGGTGCCTCAGTAATTACTTCGAAAGCCATGAAACCATAACTCTGATTCCTAAAacacatttgctaatttcatgaATAAGAAATCCAGAATTTCACACTGGAATTATTGCGTTATTAAACTTGACAtttcaaaataataataaagaaataagggggtcatttatgaagctgaaatacgcctatattaggtgtatttcaggtcaGATTGCGCCGCTCAAACCAAGTCTAAAAAAAATAGGCGTGGAATGCCAGCCCGTCTCATTTACAATTTTCTACaaaaagtctaaatgtaagacagctgagaagctgtcttatatttacaAGCAGTGGTGGATCCGTCGAAGTTATGtataggccggcgcctcttcataccttcggcggatccaccgcaggcgtaggggtttattaagaccggcgtctaaagcgccagtcttaataaatgaccccctaagtgctGAAAAAGAGATCAATATCACACAAAACATGATGTAACTTGTTTAGGAGCCAGGTGTCATCCTGACCATAAGTGGTTATTAATCTAGTAGTATTAGGCTTTATGTATACAGGATATGTGTCTGATCATGTCCAATGCTTTTCTGTATTGCAGGGGAAAATATATTATTTCTATAGGTAGGGATGAGAAAATAGAGGAAGGTATCATTAGTTTGTGAATCTGTGGTTTTCAGATACGGATAaggtcgtctgcatgaggccttagtattaAAAGTATTTTAACTACAAAAATTCTACCAGGACAGAATCGAAACTTTTCTGTTGGACAGATATTTGATTTGTTTGGTTTTTGTGTTAACCTTCAACTGTTTCCAGTTGTGAATCCAAACATCTAAGTATTGTCCACCCAACACTGCCTTTCAAATGTTAACGAGGCGAGGCAAGCTTCCTTATCATGGAGATGGTGTCTCCATTAATTAGCAATTCCATCATGATAACATTACCTTATCCAAAAACATTTGGGTCCTGAAAGTAAAATGTGATCTCAAAATGAATTGCACAACATAAACTTACAAAATAGCATCAAACTGTTCTCTGCTCAGACTAGATCTCGGCCTTCCAGAAATTATGGACAACAAAATGCAATAAAGTTGATTGTATTTTTTAAACTAATAAATATCCTGTAGGGTCAGGTCTGTATCATCAATGCCTGTAATACAGAAACAATGCAGAATATACTACCTCTAGAGTGTAATACTCATAATATAGTACAAtcctatataatataataaaaaggcATATTCAAACATTTATCAAACTGCACAGGGTCATTAGCTGTGAACCATTATTGTGTAAGAATGTACAATGGCCAACCTGAAACTACAGTGGGTATTGAAGGAAAAACAAGGGGACATATCATAGTAATATCTAATACCATACAGGAGACTAGCACCCTAAAGACAGCCATGGTTCCTCACTAATGTTGATGTTGGGCAAAACATCTGCCTTTCCATGTCCCCTCAGTGGGTCTTCTTCTCAGTGCTCATGCCCACCGATGCAATACAGATTTGTACATGGGTCCATACAATACACTTCCCCATCCTTCAATTGCATATCGAGCCATATGGAGAAGTGACTCCATGTGAAAAATTGGGGGAATTTGTACAGAGATCTTCCACATTTCATTATCAAAAGTTGACCATAGATGGTCAGCTTCTGTATTATGGAGATATTTTCCCCTAGCATACCTCCATAGCTCAGTATCGTGACAGAACATGGCACATTTATCTGCAGGATTCAGATTCTAGGAAAACAGTGTATGAAATAAGAGTCATACATATAGATATAGCGGTCCCCCGTTGAAGTGTATGGGTGTGGtattacagatttatacagcctaGAGCTGTAATACAATACTGCGCATGAGCCTTTATATGTTTGTAGCCTACAACCTATCTCATACTTACAGTCATCAGTTTATCACTAAAAATTTTggggacaaattggaaaacaataatgaatgataaagattataagtgacACATGTCTATAGCGCAATATACTGATCAGATCTTGTTattagcatttactgtgagctgtaaaatgatgagaattaccaccaaaataatctagtcatatACAACCAGCATAACAAAAGTCATGGACACATCTAGGAAAAAAATTGCCTAATTTTACGGACTTTCAAgtaatttctggacggttggcaactcTGAATAGCA
Proteins encoded in this region:
- the LOC122920013 gene encoding glycine-rich cell wall structural protein 1.8-like, which codes for MHFTTLLAFCCFTKILSAPVIIDTSCTTSDCEDTNIFIGHDQVEGSGGEPSKLPFIGQDGGEGSGMDSSSSIPIGQDGGEGSGMDSSSSLPIGQDGGEGSGIDFSSSLPIGQDGGEGSGMDSSSSLPIGQDGGEGSGMDLSSSLPIGQDGGEGSGMAPSSSLPIGQDGGEGSGMDSSSSLPIGQDGGEGSGMAPSSPSPIGQDEGEGSGM